In Gallus gallus isolate bGalGal1 chromosome 8, bGalGal1.mat.broiler.GRCg7b, whole genome shotgun sequence, one DNA window encodes the following:
- the SELE gene encoding E-selectin isoform X1, which produces MNCLWFLSLLAYGLTILEMVNCWTYHYSDTNMTYREAELWCKKRYTNMVAIQNKDEINHLNDFLPFNPSYYWIGIRKINGTWTWVGTNKELTEEAENWASGEPNGKGNNEDCVEIYIKRGKDDGKWNDEKCEKKKVALCYTASCNSSLCSGRGECIETINNYTCHCNPGFYGPGCEFVETCDPLKKPDHGSLECNHPLKDFSYNSSCTAQCEEGYELNGLESVYCTSHGNWSGPLASCTAVRCDAVTWPEEGSVNCSYADPTYGSRCDFRCREGYVLEGPSSTECMAQGQWSEPFPKCKAVTCTVLKAPANGSLNCSRSSEFTWNTTCEFTCEEGFALTGQSTLHCGSSGAWDKQQPSCAAVRCDAVTWPEEGSVSCSYADPTYGSRCDFRCREGYVLEGPSSTECMAQGQWSEPFPKCKVVQCEPLKSPEKGSMDCIHGAGNFTYNTACHFSCLEGWNLNGSRVLECSHSGNWSASLPTCEASQQVAYVTVGIAATTTSLLATASFLFWLAKRLRGKAKKFTPASSCQHLTTECQNV; this is translated from the exons ATGAATTGCCTGTGGTTCCTATCTCTTCTTGCTTACG GGCTTACAATACTAGAGATGGTGAATTGTTGGACATACCATTATTCAGACACAAATATGACCTACAGAGAGGCAGAGTTGTGGTGCAAAAAGAGGTATACTAACATGGTTGCCATTCAAAACAAGGATGAAATCAACCATCTCAATGACTTCTTACCCTTCAATCCGAGTTACTACTGGATTGGAATCAGAAAAATTAATGGTACATGGACCTGGGTCGGAACAAACAAGGAGCTgacagaagaagcagaaaactggGCTTCAGGTGAACCAAATGGCAAAGGGAACAATGAGGACTGTGTTGAAATCTACATCAAAAGAGGGAAGGATGACGGCAAATGGAATGATGAGAAGtgtgagaagaaaaaggttGCCTTGTGCTATACAG cttctTGCAACTCATCTCTCTGCAGTGGCCGTGGAGAATGCATAGAGACTATTAACAATTACACCTGCCATTGTAACCCTGGATTCTATGGGCCGGGTTGTGAATTTG TTGAGACTTGTGATCCACTGAAGAAACCTGATCACGGAAGCCTTGAGTGCAACCATCCGTTGAAGGACTTCAGCTACAACTCGTCATGCACAGCTCAATGTGAAGAAGGCTATGAGCTGAATGGATTGGAGTCAGTATATTGTACGTCTCATGGAAACTGGTCTGGCCCACTTGCATCATGCACAG CTGTGAGGTGTGATGCTGTAACCTGGCCAGAAGAAGGTTCTGTGAACTGTTCTTATGCAGATCCCACCTATGGCTCACGCTGTGATTTCCGTTGCCGAGAAGGCTATGTCCTGGAGGGCCCATCCAGCACTGAGTGCATGGCACAAGGACAGTGGTCAGAGCCATTCCCAAAATGCAAAG CTGTGACCTGCACTGTCTTAAAAGCACCTGCTAATGGCTCTCTGAACTGCTCCCGTTCCTCTGAGTTTACATGGAATACCACCTGTGAGTTCACTTGTGAGGAAGGATTTGCTCTGACAGGACAATCCACGCTGCACTGTGGCTCTTCTGGGGCCTGGGACAAGCAGCAGCCATCCTGTGCAG CTGTGAGGTGTGACGCTGTAACCTGGCCAGAAGAAGGTTCTGTGAGCTGTTCTTATGCAGATCCCACCTATGGCTCACGTTGTGATTTCCGTTGCCGAGAAGGCTATGTTCTGGAGGGCCCATCCAGCACTGAGTGCATGGCACAGGGACAGTGGTCAGAGCCATTCCCAAAATGCAAAG ttgtACAGTGTGAACCGCTGAAGTCTCCTGAGAAAGGCTCTATGGATTGCATACATGGTGCTGGGAACTTCACATATAACACGGCCTGCCACTTCAGCTGCCTAGAAGGATGGAATCTCAATGGATCTCGTGTTCTTGAGTGCAGTCATTCAGGAAACTGGAGTGCCAGTCTGCCCACATGTGAAG cttctcAACAAGTTGCCTATGTCACTGTGGGCATAGCAGCCACCACTACCTCTCTGCTTGCCACAGCATCATTCCTCTTTTGGCTTGCAAAACGGTTACGGGGAAAAG caAAGAAATTCACTCCTGCCAG CAGCTGTCAGCACCTCACTACTGAATGCCAGAATGTCTAA